A stretch of Larus michahellis chromosome Z, bLarMic1.1, whole genome shotgun sequence DNA encodes these proteins:
- the CORO2A gene encoding coronin-2A yields the protein MSWHPQYRSSKFRHVYGKAASKDKCYDCVPITRNVHDNHFCAVNPHFIAVVTECAGGGAFLVIPIHQTGKLDPHYPKICGHKGNVLDIKWNPFNDFVIASCSEDATVKIWDIPKHLLTRNITSPKKELLGHVRRVGLIEWHPTANNILFSSGYDYKIMIWNLDTKEAVISNPVKILDAHKDVVLSMSFNTDGSLLATACRDRKIRLIDPRAGTVLQEASYKSHRVNKVLFLGNMKKLFSTGTSRWNNRQIALWDQNDLSVPLLEEDLDGSSGLLFPFYDSDTHMLYVVGKGDGNIRYYEISPEKPYLNYLMEYRSHLPQKGIGMMPKRGLEVSACEIFRFYKLIPTKSLIEPISMIVPRRSESYQEDIYPLTTGAQPALTAQEWLNGVNKGPLLVSLRPGSGAVNSLPQFPEPEPLVKTTDLNQHQDWGGKMPLEGMQKSSDIGDNRKQLKVEEKLPKNEQMRLSNGFDIFECPPPKTENELLQMFYRQQEEIRRLRELVNQRDVQIKQLELELRNLCTDTGGY from the exons ATGTCGTGGCACCCACAGTACCGCAGCTCCAAGTTCCGCCACGTGTACGGTAAAGCTGCCAGCAAGGACAAGTGCTACGACTGTGTGCCCATCACCCGCAACGTCCACGACAACCACTTCTGCGCCGTGAACCCCCACTTCATTGCGGTGGTGACCGAGTGTGCGGGTGGGGGGGCCTTCCTCGTCATTCCCATCCACCAG acaGGCAAGCTCGACCCACATTATCCCAAAATATGTGGGCACAAAGGGAATGTTCTGGACATCAAGTGGAACCCGTTCAATGACTTTGTAATAGCTTCATGTTCAGAAGATGCCACA GTTAAAATCTGGGACATCCCCAAGCACTTGCTAACAAGAAACATTACCAGTCCGAAGAAGGAACTTCTTGGACATGTTCGAAGAGTGGGCCTCATTGAATGGCATCCCACTGCTAATAACATCCTCTTCAGCTCTGGCTATGACTACAAG aTAATGATCTGGAACCTTGACACCAAGGAAGCTGTCATCTCAAACCCCGTGAAGATCCTTGATGCTCACAAAGATGTGGTCCTCTCCATGTCATTCAACACAGATGGCAGTCTCCTTGCCACAGCCTGCAGGGACAGGAAGATACGTCTGATAGACCCGCGTGCAGGAACAGTCCTACAA GAAGCCAGCTACAAGTCTCACAGAGTCAATAAAGTCTTGTTCCTTGGAAACATGAAAAAGCTGTTCTCTACTGGAACATCTCGGTGGAACAATAGGCAAATTGCATTATGGGATCAA AATGACCTTTCCGTGCCTTTGCTGGAGGAGGATCTGGATGGCTCCTCGGGACTCCTGTTTCCCTTCTACGACTCAGACACACACATGCTTTACGTTGTGGGAAAG gGTGATGGAAATATACGGTACTATGAGATAAGCCCTGAGAAACCATACCTGAACTACCTGATGGAATACCGTTCTCATTTACCACAGAAGGGAATTG GAATGATGCCAAAGAGAGGCCTTGAAGTGTCAGCTTGTGAGATTTTCCGTTTCTACAAACTGATCCCAACTAAAAGCCTGATTGAGCCCATCTCCATGATTGTGCCTCGACGG TCGGAGTCATACCAGGAAGACATCTACCCCTTGACCACAGGAGCCCAGCCAGCACTGACAGCACAAGAGTGGCTGAACGGAGTCAACAAAG GGCCCCTCTTGGTATCCTTAAGACCAGGCTCTGGAGCTGTGAATTCCTTACCACAGTTTCCTGAGCCAGAGCCACTCGTGAAAACTACTGACCTGAACCAGCACCAGGATTGGGGAGGAAAGATGCCACTGGAGGGCATGCAGAAGTCAAGTGACATTGGAGacaacagaaaacagctgaaagTGGAGGAGAAATTGCCGAAAAATGAGCAAATGCGCCTCTCCAATGGCTTCGACATATTTGAGTGTCCACCACCAAAAACTGAAAATGAG CTTTTGCAGATGTTTTACCGGCAACAGGAAGAAATCCGTAGACTACGTGAGCTGGTAAATCAGAGAGATGTCCAAATTaaacagctggagctggagctcagAAACCTCTGCACGGACACAGGTGGTTACTGA